The segment AGGAGAGCGCCGATGACCGCCGCCGAGTCCACGTCCGCCCCGGCCACCGACCGGGCTTCCGACCCGGTCTTCCGGACCGCGGGGCCCGCGGACGTGCCGGCGCTGGTGGCGCTGGTGGAGTCGGCGTACCGGGGCGAGTCCAGCCGGGCCGGGTGGACGACCGAGGCGCACCTGCTGGAGGGGCAGCGCACCGACGCGGCCGCGGTGGCCGAACTGCTGGGCCGCCCCAACTCGGTGGTGCTGCTGGTCGAGCGGGACGGCGCCCCGGCCGCCTGCTGCCACCTGGAGCGGCGCGGTCCGGCGGCGTACTTCGGCATGTTCTCGGTCTCCCCGGCGATCCAGGGCGGCGGTCTGGGCCGCCGGGTGCTGGCCCGGGCCGAGGAGTGGGCCCGGGCCGCGTGGGGCTCGACCGCGATGGAGATGACGGTGATCGAGCAGCGCGCCGACCTGATCGCCTGGTACGAGCGGCGCGGCTTCGCCCGGACCGGCGAGTTCGAGCCGTTCCCCTACGGGGACGAGCGCTTCGGGGTGCCGCTCCGCTCCGACCTGCGGTTCGCCAAGCTGGTCAAGCCGCTGGCGCCGCAGGCCGGTTGACGGACCGTCACCAGGGCGACGGGGCGGGCGGGGCGACCACCGGCGGGCGGTCGTCGCAGGTGAGGGTGTTGGGCAGCTCCCACGGGGCGAGCCAGTCGCCGGTGGTGCCGCCGCCGGAGTTGCCGCCGAGGTCGGTGACCGCGAACTCGGAGCCGGCCGGGGTGAAGTGGAAGGTGCCGCAGTTGTTGACGCCGACGGCGCCGACGTTGCGGGCGGTCACGTTCTCGAAGCTGGCCGACCCGGCGACCCGGGCGCTGAGCACCGAGGTGCCGGTGCCGTCGATCCTGACGTCCTTGAACGCCAGGTCGGACAGCTTGTACTGGTCCTTCACTCCCCAGTCGGCGACCGCCATGATCGCGTTGTAGGTGGAGTCCAGGTAGTGGTCGCCGGTGACCTTGACGTCGGCGTCGATGTCCCGGTCGAGCACCTCGAACCAGATCGCGCCCAGGCCGATGTTCCAGTTCAGCTCGTAGGTGCCGGCCCGGACCGTGGTGTTGTCGGTGAAGTGCAGGTACCCGGCGAACGGCTCGGCGCCGAACCGGGAGCCGGCGTGCAGGCCGGAGCCCTCGCGGACCGGGTCGGCGACCAGGTTGTCCGAGACGGTGGTGTCGGTGCCGCCGTACACGGCGATGGCGTTGGCCAGGGTCGGCGACTGCACGGTGTTGTGGTCGATGACG is part of the Kitasatospora cineracea genome and harbors:
- a CDS encoding GNAT family N-acetyltransferase; translation: MTAAESTSAPATDRASDPVFRTAGPADVPALVALVESAYRGESSRAGWTTEAHLLEGQRTDAAAVAELLGRPNSVVLLVERDGAPAACCHLERRGPAAYFGMFSVSPAIQGGGLGRRVLARAEEWARAAWGSTAMEMTVIEQRADLIAWYERRGFARTGEFEPFPYGDERFGVPLRSDLRFAKLVKPLAPQAG